Proteins encoded within one genomic window of Chlorobaculum sp. MV4-Y:
- a CDS encoding TIGR01777 family oxidoreductase produces MEGHIVLTGATGVIGSEVARRLIKSGRKVVVFARSPQSAAAKVPGAADYVRWDSDMAPDGWSSSIDGAYAVIHLAGRPLLETRWTEEHKVACYDSRIKGTRALVAAMASASVKPKVFVSSSAIGYYGSFDRCEETDPLTEKAAPGKDFLAKICFDWEKEAHSAEKLGMRVVLLRTGIVLSTKGGMLQKMITPFSYFVGGPVGSGDQCLSWIHLDDEVSIILQALDNADWSGPVNAVAPDVVSMKAFADSLGLVMHRPSLFPVPKLAVQILLGEGADYAVKGQKVSPEFLKEHDFHFAWPSLPEALADLVSRGI; encoded by the coding sequence ATGGAAGGCCATATCGTTCTCACGGGCGCTACCGGAGTAATCGGCAGCGAAGTCGCGCGCAGGCTTATCAAATCTGGCCGAAAGGTCGTTGTTTTTGCCCGATCTCCACAATCGGCAGCGGCCAAAGTGCCTGGTGCAGCGGATTATGTGCGCTGGGACTCGGATATGGCACCGGATGGATGGAGTTCATCGATTGATGGTGCGTATGCGGTTATTCATCTTGCCGGTCGGCCGCTACTTGAAACTCGCTGGACCGAGGAGCACAAAGTGGCCTGCTACGACTCCCGCATCAAGGGCACCAGGGCGCTGGTGGCTGCGATGGCGTCAGCTTCGGTCAAACCCAAGGTGTTCGTCTCTTCTTCGGCTATCGGTTACTATGGTTCGTTCGATCGATGCGAAGAGACCGATCCCCTGACGGAGAAGGCAGCACCGGGCAAGGATTTTCTCGCTAAAATCTGTTTTGACTGGGAAAAGGAGGCTCATTCGGCGGAAAAGCTTGGCATGAGGGTTGTGCTCCTCAGAACCGGTATCGTGCTTTCCACCAAAGGGGGGATGTTGCAGAAGATGATAACCCCTTTCAGTTACTTTGTCGGCGGGCCGGTTGGCTCCGGCGATCAGTGCCTGTCATGGATCCATCTCGATGACGAGGTGTCGATCATTCTCCAAGCGCTCGATAATGCTGACTGGAGCGGCCCGGTCAATGCGGTTGCCCCCGATGTGGTCAGCATGAAAGCTTTTGCAGATTCGCTTGGCTTGGTGATGCATCGCCCATCCCTGTTCCCGGTGCCGAAGCTGGCGGTTCAGATACTTCTGGGAGAGGGTGCCGACTATGCCGTCAAGGGGCAGAAGGTTTCGCCGGAGTTTCTCAAAGAGCACGACTTTCATTTCGCCTGGCCGTCGCTGCCTGAAGCGCTTGCCGATCTTGTCTCAAGAGGGATTTGA